Genomic segment of Microbacterium sp. BH-3-3-3:
GTGCGTGAACTACGGCGGGCGCGTCGAGATCGTGGATGCCATGCGGCGCATCGGCGACGACATCGCCGCAGGTCGCCTCAAGCCCTCGGCGGTGACCGAGAAGCTGATCCGCAAGAACCTGTACCAGCCCGACATGCCCGACGTGGACCTGTTCGTGCGATCGAGCGGCGAGCAGCGCACGTCGAACTTCTTGCTGTGGGAGTCGGCGTACGCCGAGATGGTCTTCCTCGACACCTTGTGGCCCGACTTCCGACGCACGCACCTGTGGGACGCGATCGGGCTCTACCTGTCGCGCGACCGTCGCTTCGGCGGCGCGATCGACACCCCCACTGCCTGATTCCGGCGAAGATGCCGCCAACGGAATAGATCACCCGCCCGAAAGGTTGCACGCGATATGACGGATGCCATCAAGATCGACGTGTGGAGCGACATCGCCTGCCCCTGGTGCTACATCGGCAAGCGCAACCTCGAGAACGGGTTGGCCGCGACCGCCGCCGATGACGACGCCCCCGTGGTCGAGATCGAGTACCACTCCTTCGAGCTCTCGCCCGACACCCCCGAAGACTTCGACGGCGGCGAGGTCGACTACCTCTCGCAGCACAAGGGCATCTCGCCCGAGTCCGCGCGCGAGATGCTCGACCGGGTCACCGGCGTCGCCGCCGACGCGGGGCTGACCTACCGCTTCGACATCCTCAAGCACACCAACACGGTGAAGGCTCACGAGCTCCTGCACTTCGCGAAAGAGAACGGGCGTCAGCTCGAGCTCGCCGAGCTGCTCATGTCGGCGTACTTCCTCGAGGGTCGCCACGTCGGCCGCGACGACGACCTCGTCGACCTCGCGGTCGAGGCGGGCCTCGACGCCGACGCGGCACGCGAGGCCCTGGCCTCGCAGCGCTACCGCGCGGCCGTGCGCGCCGACCAGGAGCAGGCGCAGCAGTTCGGGATCACCGGCGTGCCGTTCTTCGTCATCGATGGCAAGTACGGCGTGAGCGGTGCGCAGCCGGTCGAGGCGTTCACGCAGATCGCCCGCCAGGTCTGGGGCGAACGTCGCGAGGCGTCGGAGACCGCCGACGCGTGAAGCTTCTCCACAGCGGTGCCCGTCCCGGCGTCTGACCGGACCGGGCACCGCTGTCTCATGAGGTCTGGGAGAATGAACGAGTGAACACGGCATTGGCTCCGGCGCGGACGCTCCGCATCGGCAACATCGAACTCGACGCCCCCGTCGTGCTCGCCCCCATGGCCGGCATCACAAACACCGCGTTCCGTCGGCTGTGCCGCGAGTACGGCGCCGGCCTGTACGTCAGCGAGATGATCACGACGCGTGCCCTGGTGGAGCGCAACGAGACCACCCTGCGCCTCATCCGCCACCACGAGTCCGAGACCCCCCGCTCGATCCAGCTCTACGGCGTGGATCCCGCGACGGTCGAAGCGGCGGTGCAGATGATCGTCGACGAAGACCACGCCGACCACATCGACCTCAACTTCGGCTGCCCGGTTCCCAAGGTCACCCGCCGCGGCGGGGGAGCGGCCCTGCCGTGGAAGCTCTCGCTGTTCCGCGAGATCGTCGAGCGGGCCGTGCGCGCCGCCGGCGACAAGCCGCTCACCATCAAGATGCGCAAGGGCATCGACCCCGACCACCTCACCTACCTCGAGGCCGGACGCATCGCCGAGGGCGCGGGAGTGGCATCCATCGCCCTGCACGCCCGCACGGCATCGGAGTTCTACTCGGGTCACGCCGACTGGAGCGCGATCACGAAGCTCAAAGAGACCGTGACCGGCGTGCCCGTGCTGGGCAACGGCGATATCTGGTCGGCCGAGGACGCCGTGCGCATGATGGCCGAGACCGGGTGCGACGGCGTCGTCGTCGGCCGCGGCTGCCTCGGGCGTCCCTGGTTGTTCGGCGATCTCGCGCGGGCCCTCGGCGGCCCCGACGCCGCCCACGGAGCCCCCGTCG
This window contains:
- a CDS encoding DsbA family protein; its protein translation is MTDAIKIDVWSDIACPWCYIGKRNLENGLAATAADDDAPVVEIEYHSFELSPDTPEDFDGGEVDYLSQHKGISPESAREMLDRVTGVAADAGLTYRFDILKHTNTVKAHELLHFAKENGRQLELAELLMSAYFLEGRHVGRDDDLVDLAVEAGLDADAAREALASQRYRAAVRADQEQAQQFGITGVPFFVIDGKYGVSGAQPVEAFTQIARQVWGERREASETADA
- the dusB gene encoding tRNA dihydrouridine synthase DusB; translation: MNTALAPARTLRIGNIELDAPVVLAPMAGITNTAFRRLCREYGAGLYVSEMITTRALVERNETTLRLIRHHESETPRSIQLYGVDPATVEAAVQMIVDEDHADHIDLNFGCPVPKVTRRGGGAALPWKLSLFREIVERAVRAAGDKPLTIKMRKGIDPDHLTYLEAGRIAEGAGVASIALHARTASEFYSGHADWSAITKLKETVTGVPVLGNGDIWSAEDAVRMMAETGCDGVVVGRGCLGRPWLFGDLARALGGPDAAHGAPVDATLGFVARAFRRHAELLVEFFDDEGRGCRDIRKHVAWYFKGYPVGGELRASLATASTLDEIDELLATMELDAPYPGAPAEGQRGRAGTPKRPALPDGWLDSREIGDAAGRALADAELDHSGG